A stretch of DNA from Halorubrum sp. BOL3-1:
ACAGTCGTCGACGTCGCCGAGGGTGTCGTTCGTCCCCTGGCTCCCGCCCGCGATCAGTTCGAGCCGGAACTCGTACCGCCCGGTCACGCCGCCGTCCTCTCTCGTGACGACCTGAATTTCGGCGGTGCCGCCGTCCACCTCCGGGACCGAGTACCGCGCGGTGTCGTACGTGAGCATCGGCGCGTACCGCTCCGTCTCGAACAGCGCGGCGTAGTCGCTCACGGAGCCGACGACCTCCCTGTTCTCCGGCGAGGCGAACGCTCGCAGGGTTCGGATACCGTCGTTCGTCGCGTTGTCGTTGTAGCGTAGCGCGTTCAGCTGTATCTGAACGACCTGAAGCGCGGACCGCTCGCAGGTGGGAGCGGGCGCCGTGTTCCTGACGACTTCGTCGGCCGGTCCGGCCGTCGGCTCGCCGTCGACGCTCTCCACGGCGTCCCCGTCGGCGGTCTCCGTTCCGCCCCCGTCGGCGGTCCCCGTTCCGCTCCCATCGGCGGTCCCCGTTCCGCTCCCATCGTCGCCCTCGACGCCTGCGATACCGCCCGGACCGTCGGTTCCGACGGTAGCGGCAACGAACGCGCCCCCGACGCCCGCAGCGAGGAGCGCGACGACGGCGACCGCCGCGAGGAGGGTCCGCGGGTACGCTCGGTCGCTCGACGCGCCGGCAGTCTGAGACTCATCCGTCCGAGAGTCGCCCGTCCGCGACCGTTCCGACGAGGACTCGACCCCGGCAGTCGTCACGTCCGCCGCCGCGTCGGCGGCTCCGGTCCATCCGACTCGGGAGAGAGGGCCATCCTCCGAGTCGGACCCGTCATCGTTCGCCGCGCCGTCCGTCGTATCCCCAGCCGTCGTATCGCCGTCGTTCGTCGTACCGCCGCTTGTCGCTCCATCGCCCGCGCCGACGTTCGTCGCATCCCCACCCGTCGCGTCGTCGTTCGTCACGCCGTCGTACGCCTCGGATCGGACCGGAAGGTCGAGGATCCGTTCGGTTATCGCGTTCGCAGCCGCGGGCGACGCGGCGTACAGGAGGCGCTGTCGGAGATCCGCCGGGGTGACGACCGCGACGTCGCACTCGGGGACGCCGCCGTCGAGGAGCGAGTCGCTCGCGACCGCGACGGCGTCGGCCGACTCGCCTCGCACGCGCTCGGCCGCGTCCGAGACGACGAGGATCTCGGTCCGACGACCCCCCGACGACACCGCGACGCGCGGCGGGTCGACCGCCGCGGCGTCGGCGGTCACCGCGTACGCCTCACCGACGAGCGCCGCGAACGCGTCCCTGTCGAGCGACTCGACCGCGGTCGCGAACGCGTCGAGGGAGATGGGGTTGCTCGCGGTCACCGGTGGATCGCCACGCAGTACCGATAGTACGTGACGCGGTCTCTTTGCTCTTGTGTCGGGAAAACCGAGCGCGGCGGCTCGACGAGGGGAGCAGGTCGAGAATAAAGTAGAGCGCGGTCGACCGCGAAACGGGACGCGTTACTTGCCCTGACGGTCGTTCGAGGTGACGCTCGGGCGCGTCTTTTCGGTGCCCTTGCCGCGTTTGCGCTGACCGCGGCCCTTGGTGCCGGCGGAGGTGAGCCCGCGGTACGCGCGGCCCTTGTGGTCGTCCGAGCAGATCCAGTTCAGGTCGTCGTCGTTCTCGATCGCCGGGTGGGCGGGGTCCACGAGGATGACCTCGTGCCACTTCTGCGAGCCGTCCTCACCGACCCAGTAGGAGTTGAGCACGCGGAGGTTACGGTACTTCCGCGAGACGCGCTCCTCGGCGATGCGCTGGATCGACTTGCGGCGCGAGACGCGGTTGACGCCCTGGCGCTTCGAGCGGCGGCCCCCCTTGAAGCGCTGCTTGCGCGAGCCGCCCTTACGGACGCTCGCGCGGGCGACGATGACGCCCTGCTTGGCCTTGTAGCCCAGTTCGCGGGCCTTGTCCAGTCGGGTCGGGCGCTCGATGCGCTCGATGGCGCCCTCGTCGCGCCACTCCTGTTTGCGCTGCCACTGCAGTTCCGCCAGTTTCCCCTCGTCGGGGGACCGCCACGCCTCCTTGATGTGCGAGTAGAAGCTTCGTGCCATTGTGTGTCCGCGGACGGTTGCGATTCAGCCGCGAGGGCCACATGTCGTCTCGTCCCGGGGCGCGCGGCGGTCGGTCCGACCGCGGCCCCGGCGGCGAGTGCCCGCTGTGTCCGCACCAGCGAGTTGTCTGGAGTACCCGCGGTTCGCCCTTAACCGCTTCGTTCCGCGGATCGCGTGCGGTCGGGTATCGCGAGCCGGCACCGACGCGACCGACAGCGTCGAAGGTCGGTGCCGTCGTCGGTCAGTACCGTCGGGATCGGCACCGTCGCGGTCGCGCGTCGATCGATTAAAGTTCACTTGTATCGATGAACCGCTAGTGGTACACACCGACGCCGAGCCGGGCGGACGCGAACTCGACGGAGGGGATATCCGATGGGAGAGGTGAGACTGATCGTCGTCGCGGGAACGACCGCGACGGCCGCAATCGACGGTATCAGCGCCGCTGGCGCCGATCCCGACCTACGGGTCCACACGCCGAGCGCCGACCTCGAGATCGTCGAGGCGGGGCGCCCCGCGCCGGACTCGCCCGTGCCGGTGAGTCCGACCGGCTGCCCGACGCCCGCGGTCGTCACCCGTGCGGTCCGCGAGCTGCTCGGCACCGAGTCGCTTCCGGTCGAGGCCCTCGACGCCGGACTCGGGACGCCGACCGCGGCCGCCGCCCGCGACGTCGGCGCCGCTCCGGGCGGCGACGTTCGCGACCCGGAGCCGGTCCCGGAGGCGGCGACCGTCTTCGAGCGCGCTCGCGCGCTGGCTCCGGGACTCGCCGCGCCCGACGGCGGTGACGATATCGAGAAGGGTGAAGCCGCCGAACTGCTCGTCGCCGAGACGATTCCCGGCGGGACGACCACCGCGCTCGGCGTGTTGACCGCGCTCGGTGAGCGGGCCGCGGTCTCCTCGTCCCTACCGGCGAACCCGATCGAGCGCAAGCGGCGCGTCGTCGCGGAGGCGCTGGACGCGAGCGGTCTCGAACCGGGCGACGCCGCCGGCGACCCGATCGAGGCGGTGCGGCTCGCCGGGGACCCCGTCCTCGCCGCGGTCGCCGGCCTGGTCGTCGGCTGCGCGGACGCCGACGTCGACGTCACCCTCGCGGGGGGCACCCAGCTCGCGGCCGCCGCCGCGCTCGCTCGGCACGCCGGCGTCGACCGCCCGCTCCCGCTCGCGACCACGTCGCTGGTCGCGGACGACCCCACCGCCGACCTCCCGGCGCTCGCCGCCGACCTCAACTTGCGACTGGCGGCCGCCGACCCGGGGTTCGACGAGAGCGACCACCCGGCGATGGCGGCCTACGCCCGCGGCGAGGCGAAGGATGGCGTCGGCATGGGCGGGGCGCTCGCGCTCGCGGAGCGGGCGGGGGCCGCCGACTCCGCCGTCCGCGAGCGGATCGGCGCCGTGACCGACCGCCTGCTGGCCGAGCGCCCGGACGACGGCGGGACCACAGACGGCGAGACCCCGGACGGCGCTCCCCACAACGGAGGCGACGCGAGGTGAAGGGGGTCGTCCTCGCCGGCACGGCCTCCGGCGTCGGCAAGACGGTCGCGACCCTCGCGACGCTCCGCGCGTTCGAAAGCGCGGGACGGACCGTCCAGCCCGCGAAGGCGGGACCGGACTTCATCGACCCGAGCCACCACGCCCGCGTCGCGGACCGCCCGTCGCGGACGCTCGACCCGTGGCTTCAGGGGACCGACGGGCTCCGGCGCAACTACGCCCGCGGCGACGGCGACGTCTGCGTGATCGAGGGGATGATGGGGCTGTACGACGGCGACGCCGCCAGCACGGCGGGGGTCGCCGCCGCGCTCGACCTCCCCGTCGTCCTCGTCGCGGACGCGAGCGCCGGGATGGAGAGCGTCGCCGCGACCGCGCTCGGCTTCCGCGACTACGCCGACCGGACGCCACACGACCTCGACGTCGCGGGCGTGATCGCACAGCGAGCGCACGGCGGCCGCCACGAGTCCGGGATCCGCGAGGCGCTCCCCGAGGAGTTGACGTACTGCGGCCGGATCGCTCCCGACGAGGCGCTGGAGATCCCCGAACGCCACCTGGGGCTCGAGTCGGGCGAGGAGGCCCCGGTCGACGACGCG
This window harbors:
- a CDS encoding 50S ribosomal protein L15e yields the protein MARSFYSHIKEAWRSPDEGKLAELQWQRKQEWRDEGAIERIERPTRLDKARELGYKAKQGVIVARASVRKGGSRKQRFKGGRRSKRQGVNRVSRRKSIQRIAEERVSRKYRNLRVLNSYWVGEDGSQKWHEVILVDPAHPAIENDDDLNWICSDDHKGRAYRGLTSAGTKGRGQRKRGKGTEKTRPSVTSNDRQGK
- a CDS encoding nicotinate-nucleotide--dimethylbenzimidazole phosphoribosyltransferase, whose amino-acid sequence is MGEVRLIVVAGTTATAAIDGISAAGADPDLRVHTPSADLEIVEAGRPAPDSPVPVSPTGCPTPAVVTRAVRELLGTESLPVEALDAGLGTPTAAAARDVGAAPGGDVRDPEPVPEAATVFERARALAPGLAAPDGGDDIEKGEAAELLVAETIPGGTTTALGVLTALGERAAVSSSLPANPIERKRRVVAEALDASGLEPGDAAGDPIEAVRLAGDPVLAAVAGLVVGCADADVDVTLAGGTQLAAAAALARHAGVDRPLPLATTSLVADDPTADLPALAADLNLRLAAADPGFDESDHPAMAAYARGEAKDGVGMGGALALAERAGAADSAVRERIGAVTDRLLAERPDDGGTTDGETPDGAPHNGGDAR